One Ricinus communis isolate WT05 ecotype wild-type chromosome 7, ASM1957865v1, whole genome shotgun sequence genomic region harbors:
- the LOC8267999 gene encoding monooxygenase 2: MEMVQDAVIVGAGIAGLATAVALKRVGIQALILERSDGLRATGSALTLFPNAWLALDALGVSHKLTSFYSSALRGSVTNVATGAVQEISFVGNNGGPKSVHRKALLEALVQELPADSVRFSSKFTAIEMVEQGGTSIPVVHLEDGTTVKSKVLIGCDGVHSVVAQWLGLSAPFHSGRSSVRGLSVFPQGHGLEQAIKQFVDVGKRAGFVPLNDKEIYWFLTCPEEKNMQRDPELIQKEVVEKYAENFPSLFLEVVRHADLSTLTWAPLMLRHPWNVIFGNLSKGNVTVAGDAMHPMTPDLGQGGCSALEDAVVLGRHIGNSFIKNGRFVEEDMALALEGYVKERRWRAAGLITGSYLSGWIQQSGSNWWMKFLRDAIFYGFLFRKVLNAVVYDCGTLPSAPGEQHSSNKTD, translated from the exons ATGGAGATGGTACAAGATGCGGTGATAGTTGGTGCGGGAATAGCAGGGTTGGCCACTGCAGTGGCATTGAAGAGAGTAGGGATTCAAGCTTTGATACTGGAGCGATCGGATGGGCTACGAGCCACTGGTTCTGCCTTGACCCTCTTTCCTAATGCTTGGCTCGCCCTTGATGCTCTTGGTGTTTCTCATAAGCTCACTTCCTTTTATTCTTCTGCCTTAAG GGGATCTGTAACTAATGTTGCTACTGGAGCTGTTCAAGAGATTTCATTCGTTGGAAATAATGG AGGGCCCAAATCAGTTCATCGCAAAGCTCTGCTAGAGGCTCTGGTACAAGAATTGCCAGCTGATTCAGTTAGATTTTCTTCCAAGTTCACTGCCATTGAAATGGTAGAACAAGGAGGTACTTCCATTCCTGTTGTGCATTTGGAAGATGGAACTACTGTCAAATCAAAG GTGTTAATAGGGTGTGATGGGGTGCATTCCGTGGTGGCACAATGGCTTGGGCTCTCTGCACCATTCCATTCAGGTCGATCATCTGTGCGTGGATTGTCTGTATTCCCACAAGGCCATGGACTTGAGCAAGCAATCAAGCAATTTGTGGATGTAGGCAAAAGGGCTGGTTTTGTCCCTCTAAATGACAAAGAAATCTATTGGTTTTTAACTTGCCCTGAAG aaaaaaacATGCAGAGGGATCCAGAATTAATACAAAAGGAAGTCGTTGAAAAGTATGCAGAGAACTTCCCCTCACTATTCTTAGAAGTGGTTCGACATGCTGATCTATCAACATTAACATGGGCACCATTGATGTTGAGGCACCCATGGAATGTAATATTTGGGAACCTAAGCAAAGGAAATGTGACAGTAGCTGGCGATGCAATGCATCCAATGACACCTGATCTAGGACAAGGTGGGTGTTCAGCACTGGAGGATGCAGTAGTACTAGGCAGACACATTGGCaactcttttataaaaaatggaAGATTTGTTGAGGAGGACATGGCTCTAGCCCTTGAAGGGTATGTTAAAGAAAGAAGGTGGAGAGCTGCTGGGTTGATAACAGGGTCATATTTATCAGGATGGATTCAACAAAGTGGGTCTAATTGGTGGATGAAGTTCTTAAGGGATGCTATATTTTATGGATTCCTCTTTCGTAAGGTCTTGAATGCTGTTGTTTATGATTGTGGGACGCTGCCTAGTGCCCCCGGTGAGCAACATTCCTCTAATAAAACAGACTAG